From a single Candidatus Neomarinimicrobiota bacterium genomic region:
- a CDS encoding hemolysin family protein has product MIEPVLALVGLILSAFFSGSEIAFIQANPIQVEVWQKQGRKAAAQTSRLMADPERYLTTVLIGTNLANVVTSSYATITFISYGVPQGWTVILIAVIILLFGEILPKSFFRENATALAVEITPLMRFMEILITPFIRLVKAYSRILSRENSLLSQPSLTKEELRLLFSEAEVYEEVEEDELEVISKIFEFGTQPVKRAMTSRVDIVGIQSSSSLEEAAQIMSDTGLSKLPVYEESFDHIRGIVFLHDLFVNPDSLASITKRPLFIQEDMPASEALKELKRRHSSIAIVTRTDGRNSGLVTDEDLVEEIFGEFEDVFDEEGRTVTRSPDGSLVVDSLVEISELNQQYGFRIPEGNYDTIAGFLLARVGRIPRAGEFFDFGSFGVKILSATANRIKRLHLTKKG; this is encoded by the coding sequence GTGATCGAACCTGTTCTGGCTCTGGTTGGCCTTATCCTCTCGGCCTTTTTCTCTGGAAGTGAAATAGCATTCATTCAGGCCAACCCCATTCAAGTTGAAGTGTGGCAGAAGCAGGGACGCAAGGCAGCCGCCCAGACGTCCCGCCTAATGGCCGATCCAGAACGTTACCTGACTACAGTTCTCATCGGCACGAATCTGGCTAACGTTGTAACCTCTTCCTACGCTACCATCACTTTCATCAGTTACGGTGTGCCTCAAGGGTGGACAGTGATTCTCATCGCCGTCATTATACTTCTCTTCGGTGAAATCCTGCCCAAGAGCTTTTTCAGGGAAAATGCCACCGCGCTTGCTGTGGAAATAACTCCGCTCATGCGATTTATGGAAATCCTCATTACGCCATTCATCAGACTGGTAAAAGCCTATTCAAGGATTTTGAGTCGCGAAAACAGTTTACTGTCGCAGCCGTCGCTCACGAAGGAAGAATTGAGACTACTTTTTTCCGAAGCGGAAGTCTACGAAGAGGTTGAAGAAGACGAACTGGAAGTTATCTCAAAGATATTCGAATTCGGCACGCAGCCTGTAAAAAGGGCCATGACATCCAGAGTAGACATCGTCGGTATCCAGAGCAGTTCATCCCTGGAAGAAGCAGCCCAAATCATGTCAGACACAGGCCTGTCCAAACTGCCTGTTTATGAAGAAAGCTTCGACCACATCCGGGGAATTGTGTTCCTTCACGATCTCTTCGTCAATCCAGATTCATTGGCATCCATCACCAAACGGCCACTCTTCATCCAGGAAGATATGCCAGCCAGCGAAGCACTTAAGGAACTCAAGCGCCGCCATTCCAGTATCGCCATCGTCACTAGAACGGACGGCCGTAACTCCGGCCTGGTAACTGACGAGGATCTGGTGGAGGAGATTTTCGGTGAATTCGAAGATGTATTTGACGAGGAAGGACGAACGGTGACGCGGAGTCCGGATGGGAGTCTGGTTGTAGACAGCCTGGTTGAAATAAGCGAACTGAACCAGCAGTACGGTTTCAGAATTCCTGAAGGTAATTACGACACTATCGCCGGTTTTTTACTTGCCAGAGTTGGCAGAATACCTCGTGCCGGAGAATTTTTTGATTTCGGCTCATTTGGCGTAAAAATCCTTTCTGCCACCGCTAACCGCATCAAGCGGCTCCATTTGACAAAGAAGGGTTAG
- a CDS encoding anhydro-N-acetylmuramic acid kinase, whose amino-acid sequence MVGLMSGTSMDGLDICVSDIDFGEDSVAFLAIDSACIQFPSDLKMNIRQVLEGTTEEVTKTHYSLGRFYAESTSDFLTSAGIGEIDAVAVHGQTVHHISGEATLQIGEPSFLAEVLNKPVISDFRARDISVGGTGAPLMPIVDKWLFQKEDATVLCLNLGGVANITALPARSSGEDIIGFDTGPGMALLDEAMMLCAQQPFDEHGSLAAEGTADESLVEEWLNDKFIMQDPPKSTGRDYFGKEWLRLNVAGIADWKLNDLLATLSLFTARSVVLNCRRFSTLEKTLNVIVSGGGVHHKTVMKLLTQQFSPVEVTSSVHFNVDPDVKEALGFAILGAAYLKSVPGNLPSVTGASHPVVLGKLTL is encoded by the coding sequence ATGGTGGGTCTCATGTCTGGCACATCTATGGATGGATTGGATATCTGCGTATCTGATATCGACTTTGGAGAAGATTCAGTAGCCTTTTTAGCTATTGATTCAGCCTGTATTCAATTCCCTTCTGATTTAAAGATGAATATTCGGCAAGTGCTAGAGGGCACTACCGAAGAGGTGACAAAGACGCACTACAGTTTAGGACGCTTCTATGCCGAGTCTACCAGTGACTTTCTAACGAGTGCAGGGATCGGCGAAATCGATGCAGTGGCCGTGCATGGTCAGACAGTTCATCATATCAGCGGCGAAGCGACCTTGCAGATTGGAGAACCCTCTTTCCTCGCTGAAGTTTTGAACAAGCCGGTAATTTCCGATTTTCGTGCACGAGATATTTCGGTTGGCGGTACGGGAGCACCTCTAATGCCGATTGTAGACAAGTGGCTCTTTCAGAAAGAGGACGCGACTGTTCTCTGTCTCAACCTGGGTGGCGTGGCGAACATTACCGCTCTACCAGCAAGATCTTCTGGTGAAGACATTATCGGTTTTGATACCGGGCCCGGTATGGCCCTTCTTGATGAGGCCATGATGCTTTGCGCACAACAACCTTTTGATGAGCACGGTTCTCTGGCGGCAGAGGGTACTGCGGATGAAAGCCTCGTTGAGGAGTGGCTGAATGATAAATTCATAATGCAAGATCCGCCAAAATCGACCGGCAGGGACTACTTTGGCAAGGAATGGCTGAGACTGAATGTGGCCGGAATTGCCGATTGGAAGCTGAATGATCTTCTGGCAACATTATCTCTTTTTACGGCGAGATCTGTGGTGCTAAATTGTCGGCGATTTTCGACTCTTGAAAAAACATTAAACGTGATTGTGAGTGGCGGCGGAGTTCATCATAAAACCGTTATGAAACTGTTAACGCAGCAATTTTCTCCTGTTGAAGTTACCTCTTCGGTACACTTTAATGTTGATCCCGATGTGAAGGAGGCGCTGGGATTTGCCATCCTGGGTGCAGCCTATCTGAAGAGTGTGCCGGGAAACCTCCCTTCTGTCACCGGAGCCAGTCATCCGGTAGTGCTCGGTAAATTAACCCTGTAA
- the murQ gene encoding N-acetylmuramic acid 6-phosphate etherase produces MSSLNRKSLNTEQQNIASIDIDRRTVAEILEIINSEDKSVAEAVGKVLSQVEKVVELTVNAVKGGGHVFYIGAGTSGRLGVLDASECPPTFSAPSDMFQGIIAGGEAALKKSIEGAEDRPKNAVKDLEQKGLSNKDVIIGIASSSTTPYVVRALEYGREVGCKTVFLICNPAPLVAVKVDVLVAVDVGSEVITGSTRMKSGTATKLILNMISTATMVRLGKVYGNLMVDLKAVNEKLVDRGTRIIAQLTGLPYDEAKAALEDAHMEVKPAVVMHHRGCSFDEAGELLAEHDDFLGRTLEMDD; encoded by the coding sequence ATGTCTTCGCTGAACCGTAAATCACTTAACACCGAGCAGCAAAACATCGCCTCCATCGATATCGACCGTCGTACTGTGGCGGAGATTCTGGAGATAATTAACAGCGAAGATAAAAGTGTTGCTGAGGCGGTAGGAAAAGTCCTGTCCCAGGTTGAAAAGGTGGTGGAGTTGACTGTGAATGCCGTCAAAGGGGGAGGGCACGTTTTTTATATCGGGGCCGGCACCAGCGGTCGGCTGGGGGTACTTGATGCATCTGAATGTCCTCCAACTTTTTCAGCGCCCTCGGACATGTTTCAGGGGATAATTGCCGGTGGCGAAGCAGCGTTGAAAAAATCTATTGAAGGAGCCGAAGACAGGCCAAAAAATGCCGTGAAAGATCTTGAGCAAAAAGGATTGAGCAACAAAGATGTTATCATCGGTATCGCCAGCAGCAGCACCACACCGTATGTTGTACGTGCCTTGGAATACGGCAGGGAAGTAGGGTGTAAGACAGTGTTTTTAATCTGCAATCCGGCGCCTCTGGTTGCTGTAAAAGTGGACGTCCTCGTTGCCGTTGATGTGGGAAGTGAAGTGATTACCGGCTCCACGCGAATGAAATCCGGCACCGCTACCAAACTTATCCTCAATATGATATCCACCGCCACCATGGTGAGACTCGGAAAGGTCTACGGTAATCTGATGGTGGATTTGAAAGCCGTTAATGAAAAACTTGTTGATCGCGGAACACGCATCATTGCTCAGTTAACAGGCTTACCATACGATGAGGCCAAGGCCGCACTTGAAGATGCACACATGGAAGTAAAACCGGCCGTTGTCATGCATCACCGCGGTTGCAGCTTTGATGAAGCCGGGGAACTTCTGGCGGAGCACGACGACTTCTTGGGACGGACATTGGAAATGGATGATTAA